A window of the Mesotoga sp. Brook.08.105.5.1 genome harbors these coding sequences:
- a CDS encoding YifB family Mg chelatase-like AAA ATPase, producing MRYSRVRTITTMGLNVLDVLVELDIDSRAVIQEMDIVGLGDTVIKESKKRVKSAVKNSGIELPNGRITVNLAPSDVKKEGSYLDLPIAVGLLKATSKIKTDLSDYIFFGELGLDGSLRRVRGVLPILLSLSSRANGLRVVLPAPNRQEATIVNNLTIFTADSLNDLVGFLNGHVEKKPVVYSQPELGSMNGPDMSEIKGQEFAKRASEVAAAGGHNISLRGSPGCGKTMLARRIPSILPPLTMDEAIETTMIYSVAGLLGERGLIKERPFRSPHHTASTTSIVGGGNDARPGEISLAHNGVLFMDEFPEFRRDVIEALRQPLEDGVITVARAKLTATYPARFMLIAAQNPCPCGWYGDKTRECTCSWYDIQRYNRKISGPMEDRIDIFVDMPRLDFDKYMENSTAESSDEVRKRVITARKRQSSRYAGMSIFSNSQLSHALLKEYVPLDSASRSLLSAAVEKMKLTARAIDRVLKVALTIADLEESEVKARHIAEALQYRRKT from the coding sequence ATGCGCTATTCAAGAGTTAGAACGATTACAACCATGGGTCTTAACGTTTTGGATGTTCTCGTTGAGCTGGATATTGACAGCAGGGCAGTAATCCAGGAGATGGATATCGTAGGTCTTGGAGACACCGTAATTAAGGAGAGCAAGAAGAGAGTTAAGAGTGCCGTCAAGAACTCGGGGATAGAGCTACCCAACGGTCGAATAACGGTCAACCTAGCTCCGAGCGATGTGAAAAAGGAGGGATCTTATCTCGATCTTCCTATAGCGGTGGGGTTGCTTAAGGCAACTTCGAAAATCAAAACCGATCTTTCCGATTACATTTTCTTTGGTGAACTGGGTCTTGACGGAAGCCTTAGGCGAGTAAGAGGCGTCTTGCCAATTCTGCTTTCGCTTTCCAGCAGGGCAAATGGTCTAAGAGTTGTGCTTCCTGCCCCAAACAGACAGGAAGCTACAATAGTGAACAACCTTACTATTTTCACGGCGGATAGTTTGAACGATTTGGTTGGCTTTTTGAACGGACACGTGGAGAAAAAACCCGTCGTCTATTCGCAGCCCGAATTGGGAAGTATGAATGGGCCGGACATGTCTGAGATAAAGGGACAGGAGTTTGCTAAGAGGGCTTCTGAAGTCGCCGCGGCAGGAGGGCACAACATTTCCCTTCGAGGGTCCCCGGGATGTGGAAAAACAATGCTTGCCCGCAGAATTCCATCTATTCTCCCTCCGCTAACTATGGATGAAGCTATTGAGACCACAATGATTTACAGCGTTGCTGGACTGCTGGGTGAAAGAGGCCTGATAAAAGAGAGACCATTCAGGTCTCCTCACCATACTGCGTCGACAACATCTATCGTTGGTGGTGGAAATGATGCTAGACCGGGTGAAATTAGTCTTGCCCACAACGGTGTCTTATTCATGGACGAGTTTCCGGAGTTCAGAAGAGATGTAATCGAGGCTCTCAGACAACCGCTGGAGGATGGAGTAATTACTGTTGCAAGAGCAAAACTGACAGCCACTTATCCTGCCAGATTCATGCTCATAGCTGCCCAAAACCCGTGTCCTTGCGGATGGTACGGGGACAAAACAAGAGAGTGCACATGTTCTTGGTATGACATTCAAAGATATAACAGGAAGATCTCGGGTCCAATGGAAGATAGGATAGATATCTTCGTTGACATGCCAAGACTCGATTTCGATAAGTATATGGAAAACTCAACGGCAGAAAGCTCTGACGAAGTTCGGAAGAGAGTTATTACGGCAAGGAAGAGACAGTCGTCGAGATATGCAGGAATGAGCATATTTTCGAATAGTCAGCTCAGTCATGCCTTACTGAAAGAATACGTGCCGCTAGACTCAGCATCGAGATCA